Genomic window (Ictalurus punctatus breed USDA103 chromosome 16, Coco_2.0, whole genome shotgun sequence):
ttattgcatacctatatttaacaaaaatatcaatgagagcagggaatttttgtgaattttattaacgaaagatcaaaaggttaaatgatataaaacttgccgcttgtttgttttgtccacaGCGTATAAAACTGTATCAGGTGTCAATGGCCCTCTGGTGATCTTGGACCAAGTAAAGGTACagtggtataataataataatgataataataataatgaacttttGAATATTTGTTTCCTCTGAAAGGTCCAGATTCTGTCACAcacatgttaataataaataataaaaaagtgcaGCATACACACAGTAAAGCTGCCCCTAATGCAGTTTCCCAGGTATGCCGAGATCGTCCACTTGACCCTCCCTGATGGCACGAAGCGCAGCGGCCAGGTCCTGGAGGTCAGCGGCTCCAAAGCTGTCGTCCAGGTGAGCtgtattgctgttgttgttgttgttgttgttgtttttcacttattcttcagttcatttattaataaccTGACACACGTCATAGTGTCATGACTCATCCCTGATCTCTCTTGGTTTCAGGTGTTCGAAGGAACGTCAGGCATCGACGCCAAGAAGACAAGCTGTGAATTTACAGGGGACATTTTACGCACGCCCGTGTCCGAGGATATGCTGGGTGAGAACAGAAAAAAGAGGCGCTCATTTTCAACCCgatacatacacatttttaaataatatattctttTATCAATACCGTTTGTATTTCCAGGCCGTGTGTTTAACGGGTCGGGAAAGCCGATCGACCGAGGTCCGGCCGTCTTGGCCGAGGATTACTTGGACATCATGGGTAAAACATCTGTGatttttactattttaattatttgtgtTGTGCGGCATTAATTTAAGAAACAACAGGAGCTGAAAATCTCACATTAGCAAAGCCGTTacgagttttaaaaaaatgacggcgatgatgttttttcttatattttatggtgtcataaaatataagaaCCAATCCTGGATCAGTATGCGAAcaggaaatttatttattatccgGATTTTAAGAGGAAAAATGTaggctttttttaatttatccGTCTACCTAGttattggttttattttatttactttatgtgtctagggtttttttattacatttttttgtggAACTGAACCACCATATCaagcaatttattatttatcatagAAAAGAAGTCACCCTTAATTAAAAACTCGTTTGAGCTGACTTTAAAGGGGCcgtttgtatttttatatggtGTTTCCAgacacataaaaacacataatTCCAAAGATACACTTGAAGATTTGTGATTCACGATATTGGCATGTAATAGTTTTGGCTAGTCTTTTTAATTTCAagcttctgtttacatttttctggcccagaaattagcTTGATGGAGAGTTGTTCAGCTCTTCcctgttttctttaaaaaaaaaccactcgCAAGGCATTTGTCTGGTGCTTTTATTGCAGTTGCAACTGGTCTCTCAAGAATCAGAGGGCTGTAAATATTACACATGGCTCctttaaacctttaaaaacCAGAGAAATTATTTAACACAATAATTCTGTATCGTTTTGGGATCAAGGTGAATGAGTGTTTGTTTCAATGTTCCGCCGTTCAGTAGAACTGACTCGCACAAACCTGACTGGCTGTAATAAACAGCGTTCATTGTTTGAGGAAAGCTTTTGTTATTTTGTGCGCTCTGGAAGCTCTGAAAAGACTCTTGGATAAGTATTTGCCTCCTCCACCTGCTTTTCCAGGCCAGCCCATCAACCCACAGTGCCGTATCTACCCCGAGGAGATGATCCAGACCGGCATCTCCGCCATCGACGGCATGAACAGCATCGCCAGGGGGCAGAAAATCCCCATTTTCTCTGCAGCCGGTCTCCCACATAACGAGGTCTTGTTCACCGTCAGATTAAAATCACCTTTTGGAGAACATTTTCTTCTATGTCTACCTTGTTTCTGTCCCTAAAAATCAAATGAAGCAATCAACAAAGGTGGCTTCCAACAACGTTTCGTACTAGTGATCCTATTTTAGGGCCTAAAAGTCTCATGGCAAATTCTTGGACCCCTATAATTGCTGCTTGCTGCTATATTTGTGGTCATGACGGTTATTaacatatttgtttaattcCTAATTGGCTTTGATGTAATACAGGTCAGAAAACTAGCCTTTTATGTTAGCACATAGCACACATGATTCCTTGATGTCTTgacatcgtttttttttttgctttgtgtgtgATTTCAGATCGCAGCACAGATCTGTCGGCAGGCCGGCCTGGTCAAGAAGTCCAAAGACGTGATGGACTACAGCGAGGAGAACTTTGCTATTGTGTTTGCAGCCATGGGGGTGAGGAGAACTTTCTAATGGCTACCAGGTCCAAGTTCAGTGCCCTGTTCATTATTCCATTATTACTGGATGAGTTCAGTCAGATGTAGTAGGTTTTATGTCAGCAGCTCACAGTGTGATTGGAGAAAATCCTTCTGCCTTTAGGTGAACATGGAGACGGCAAGGTTTTTCAAGTCTGACTTCGAGGAGAACGGCTCCATGGACAACGTGTGTCTGTTCCTGAATCTGGCCAATGATCCGACGTAAGCACTTGCGTACCATTTTATAGAAGTGGTGCACAATTTTTAGCTTCCGAACTAGCTGTATATTTAACAGTTTTAGCGCGATGATGGATTCATTCCCTTGTTTAGGATTGAACGCATCATCACTCCTCGCCTGGCGCTGACCTCCGCTGAGTTCCTGGCCTATCAGTGTGAGAAGCACGTCCTGGTCATCCTGACTGACATGAGTTCCTACGCTGAAGCCCTGAGAGAGGTCGAGTTTAAAATAACACTACTGAATCTCAAATCTAACCCCCAACCAAAGTGTGTAACCCCTTGACTCCAAGACCGACCCCGACCCTGAGTATGACTCCAAGACCAACCCTGACCCTGAGTATGACTCCACAGTTATCCCTACCACTGAGTATGACTCCAAGA
Coding sequences:
- the atp6v1b2 gene encoding V-type proton ATPase subunit B, brain isoform translates to MKALRGMVSGAVNEITSAVSGHKTAATREHVLAVSRDYISQPRLTYKTVSGVNGPLVILDQVKFPRYAEIVHLTLPDGTKRSGQVLEVSGSKAVVQVFEGTSGIDAKKTSCEFTGDILRTPVSEDMLGRVFNGSGKPIDRGPAVLAEDYLDIMGQPINPQCRIYPEEMIQTGISAIDGMNSIARGQKIPIFSAAGLPHNEIAAQICRQAGLVKKSKDVMDYSEENFAIVFAAMGVNMETARFFKSDFEENGSMDNVCLFLNLANDPTIERIITPRLALTSAEFLAYQCEKHVLVILTDMSSYAEALREVSAAREEVPGRRGFPGYMYTDLATIYERAGRVEGRNGSITQIPILTMPNDDITHPIPDLTGYITEGQIYVDRQLHNRQIYPPINVLPSLSRLMKSAIGEGMTRKDHSDVSNQLYACYAIGKDVQAMKAVVGEEALTADDLLYLEFLQKFERNFIAQGAYENRTIYETLDIGWQLMRIFPKEMLKRIPQSTLAEFYPRESKH